The following are encoded in a window of Sinomonas cyclohexanicum genomic DNA:
- a CDS encoding tyrosine-type recombinase/integrase: MEGTTVMDTTVARLGGLVVATLRAAGYAELTIGQYQKTIRALGVFIAGRGGAYTSELGAVFASLTTSPRTGRFSAQRRFDYRRLVGLFDALIDTGEVPLQPRRRGGGGRYPVSAGFVGVDAAWAADMAERALADATREAYGRVARGYLVYLEDHGVTDLVRARAGTVTGFLESLLESGWAKTSLFWVVSNFRPFLVFTGRRDLVDAVSLAGVRRPHPVMPVMADDDVRRVVDACTAPGVVTARDAAVTLLALLTGLRACDIIGLRLRDVDWRAGTISIIQHKTGNPVTLPMPPLLTARLADYVLTERPAGGVDHVFLRQVAPHTGLADHATIHRITTVVFAAAGAVDPRAGTRLLRHTAASRLLRAATPLPTISAVLGHASEESTGVYLTLDDERLRGCVLPAPAGPRS; this comes from the coding sequence ATGGAAGGGACAACGGTGATGGATACGACAGTTGCTCGTCTTGGCGGTCTCGTCGTCGCGACGTTGCGGGCGGCGGGGTATGCGGAGCTGACGATCGGGCAGTACCAGAAGACGATCCGCGCGCTCGGGGTGTTCATCGCTGGGCGTGGCGGGGCGTATACGAGCGAGCTTGGGGCGGTGTTCGCGTCGTTGACGACGAGCCCGCGGACGGGCCGGTTCAGTGCGCAGCGCCGCTTCGACTACAGGCGGCTGGTGGGACTGTTCGACGCGCTCATCGACACCGGGGAAGTGCCGCTTCAGCCGCGTAGGCGCGGTGGTGGAGGACGCTACCCGGTGTCGGCGGGATTCGTCGGTGTTGATGCCGCGTGGGCGGCCGACATGGCTGAGCGCGCTCTGGCCGATGCGACGCGAGAGGCGTATGGCCGGGTCGCCCGCGGCTACCTCGTCTACCTCGAGGACCATGGGGTCACCGACCTCGTCCGGGCGCGGGCGGGCACGGTCACGGGTTTTCTCGAGTCGCTGCTGGAGAGCGGGTGGGCGAAGACCTCGCTGTTCTGGGTGGTGTCGAACTTCCGCCCGTTCCTGGTGTTCACCGGCCGCCGGGACCTGGTCGATGCGGTGAGCCTTGCCGGGGTGCGCCGTCCGCACCCAGTGATGCCTGTCATGGCGGATGATGATGTGCGCCGCGTCGTGGACGCGTGCACGGCACCGGGCGTGGTGACGGCACGGGACGCGGCCGTGACCTTGCTGGCTTTGCTGACGGGGCTGCGGGCGTGCGACATCATCGGCCTCCGGCTGCGGGATGTCGATTGGCGGGCCGGGACGATCAGCATCATCCAGCACAAGACCGGCAACCCGGTCACGCTGCCGATGCCGCCGTTGCTCACAGCCCGGCTTGCCGACTACGTCCTGACCGAGCGGCCCGCCGGCGGCGTGGATCATGTGTTCCTACGGCAGGTGGCCCCGCACACAGGGCTGGCCGACCACGCGACGATTCATCGGATCACCACCGTCGTGTTCGCCGCGGCCGGTGCCGTCGATCCGCGGGCCGGGACACGCCTGCTGCGGCATACGGCCGCGTCCCGGCTGCTTCGGGCGGCGACGCCGCTGCCGACGATCTCCGCGGTGCTCGGGCACGCCAGCGAGGAATCGACCGGGGTCTACCTGACCCTCGACGATGAGCGGCTGCGCGGTTGCGTGCTGCCGGCCCCGGCGGGGCCACGATCATGA
- a CDS encoding tyrosine-type recombinase/integrase yields MSGHGFTSVFAAALEDYLAFKEAMGLTGSSRIWYLKRFDAYCTRHGATALDRATVEGWVTEQLQSCGTYRSWMSYIRDFGRWLAAHRDPDAYVLSSAWKAPFVRAHPFLLTNSQIERFFTAAADVTAESPWQWQAVAFFTLMHSCGIRTGEARALQRGSVELETGHVTIVESKGRRSRRLPVTDEVTTVLRLCDEVSRERFRGRDTFFVSAAGTPVTAASVGVIFHRIWDQAGLPRPSGGTQPRPYDFRHHFAYANLERWMTDGTDVAAMLPYLSVYMGHASIDSTYYYVHTSPDFLHAYAGITRESSRILLPEVGFE; encoded by the coding sequence ATGAGCGGCCACGGATTCACCAGCGTGTTCGCGGCGGCTCTGGAGGACTACCTCGCGTTCAAGGAGGCGATGGGCCTCACCGGCAGCTCCCGCATCTGGTATCTGAAGCGCTTCGACGCGTACTGCACCCGCCACGGCGCGACCGCCCTGGACCGGGCCACCGTCGAAGGATGGGTGACAGAACAGCTGCAAAGCTGCGGCACCTACCGTTCGTGGATGTCGTATATCCGTGACTTCGGCCGGTGGCTGGCCGCCCACCGCGACCCGGACGCGTACGTGCTCAGCAGCGCCTGGAAAGCCCCGTTCGTCCGCGCCCACCCATTCCTGCTCACCAACTCGCAGATCGAGCGGTTCTTCACGGCCGCCGCCGACGTGACGGCGGAATCGCCGTGGCAGTGGCAGGCGGTGGCCTTCTTCACACTCATGCACTCCTGCGGGATACGCACCGGCGAGGCCCGAGCACTGCAGCGTGGAAGCGTCGAACTCGAAACCGGGCATGTCACGATCGTCGAGTCCAAGGGACGACGCAGCCGCCGGCTGCCGGTCACCGACGAGGTCACCACGGTGCTCCGCCTTTGCGACGAGGTCTCACGGGAGCGGTTCCGCGGACGAGACACGTTCTTCGTCTCCGCGGCCGGGACACCCGTGACCGCGGCGTCGGTCGGGGTGATCTTCCACCGCATCTGGGACCAGGCCGGCCTGCCGCGCCCGTCCGGCGGAACCCAGCCGCGCCCGTATGACTTCCGGCATCACTTCGCCTACGCGAACCTGGAACGCTGGATGACCGACGGCACCGACGTGGCCGCGATGCTGCCCTACCTATCCGTCTATATGGGCCACGCGAGCATCGACTCGACCTACTACTACGTGCACACCTCCCCGGACTTCCTCCACGCCTACGCCGGGATCACCCGCGAGAGCAGCAGGATCCTGCTGCCGGAGGTGGGATTCGAATGA
- a CDS encoding tyrosine-type recombinase/integrase, which yields MKRHPVTDAPDFWAFARDFLHAYLPTVRGASVKTIEAYRISLECFLSFLTGTARIDRDDVTFDCFDRAHLKAWIAWMNEHQRYAPRTITLRLTAVRAFLAYAAAEDITLVAVRNAAATLRAPAAPKAPIEYLDQDQTRAILAAHTGRTGKSRRNRMLLILLYDTAARVSEITGLTLGSISLATPGRVTLTGKRNKTRVVPLTDTTVAHLRVYLDEFHPDHASLQASRPLFYSLRHGQPVPLSTDTVANILAAAADTARAVSSSIPARVHCHMLRKTKAMDLYQQGIPLPIIMRLLGHENTSTTNAFYAFATLDMMRDAINAATPTAPAARLTEEAIGVLNSLR from the coding sequence ATGAAACGCCACCCCGTCACCGACGCCCCCGACTTCTGGGCATTCGCCCGAGACTTCCTCCACGCCTACCTGCCCACCGTCCGCGGAGCGTCAGTGAAGACGATCGAGGCATACCGGATCAGCCTGGAATGCTTCCTGAGCTTCCTCACCGGCACCGCGCGCATCGACCGTGACGATGTCACCTTCGACTGCTTCGACCGGGCGCACCTGAAAGCGTGGATCGCCTGGATGAACGAGCACCAGCGCTACGCGCCGCGCACGATCACGCTCCGCCTCACCGCGGTCCGCGCGTTCCTGGCCTATGCCGCCGCCGAGGACATCACCCTCGTCGCGGTGCGCAACGCCGCGGCCACGCTCCGGGCCCCCGCCGCGCCGAAGGCCCCTATCGAGTATCTCGACCAGGACCAGACCCGGGCGATCCTCGCCGCGCACACCGGCCGCACCGGGAAGTCACGCCGGAACCGGATGCTGCTCATCCTGCTCTACGACACCGCCGCACGCGTCAGCGAGATCACCGGCCTCACCCTCGGCAGCATCAGCCTGGCCACCCCCGGCCGGGTGACACTGACCGGGAAACGGAACAAGACCCGCGTCGTCCCGCTGACCGACACCACCGTCGCGCACCTGCGCGTCTACCTCGACGAGTTCCACCCGGACCACGCCAGTCTGCAGGCGAGCCGGCCACTGTTCTACAGTCTCCGCCACGGCCAGCCCGTCCCACTGTCGACAGACACCGTCGCGAACATACTCGCCGCGGCCGCCGACACCGCCCGCGCAGTCAGCTCTTCGATCCCGGCACGGGTCCATTGCCACATGCTGCGCAAGACCAAGGCGATGGACCTCTACCAGCAAGGCATCCCACTGCCGATCATCATGCGGCTCCTCGGCCACGAGAACACCTCGACCACGAACGCGTTCTACGCCTTCGCGACCCTGGACATGATGCGCGACGCGATCAACGCCGCCACCCCCACAGCCCCGGCGGCCCGGCTCACCGAAGAGGCCATCGGCGTCCTCAACAGCCTCCGATAG
- a CDS encoding DDE-type integrase/transposase/recombinase: MGFIDQMRAEGHAVESVCRVLREQGCQVAARTYRDWKRAQPSARDLADAYLMDGIWDLFHVRDERTGAWRPSAESLYGRRKVTAWLRANGRPEVAHCAVARALNTMGHRGIRRGRRVRTTVPAKDGKRAGDLLNRDFTAEAPNRVWVTDFTYVRTWAGFVYVAFILDVFSRRIVAWHASMSKHTDLVMIPLRMALWQRERDGHPVVAGELIHHSD; this comes from the coding sequence ATGGGCTTCATCGACCAGATGAGGGCCGAGGGGCATGCGGTCGAGTCGGTCTGCCGGGTCCTGCGCGAGCAGGGCTGCCAGGTCGCCGCGCGCACCTACCGGGACTGGAAGAGGGCCCAGCCGTCGGCGCGGGACCTGGCGGACGCGTACCTGATGGACGGCATATGGGACCTGTTCCACGTCCGGGACGAGCGCACAGGGGCCTGGCGGCCCAGCGCCGAGTCGCTGTACGGGCGACGGAAGGTGACCGCCTGGCTGCGCGCGAACGGCCGCCCGGAGGTGGCGCACTGCGCCGTCGCCCGCGCCCTGAACACCATGGGGCACAGGGGGATCCGCCGCGGCAGGAGGGTGCGGACCACTGTCCCGGCCAAGGACGGAAAGCGCGCCGGGGACCTGCTGAACCGGGACTTCACCGCCGAGGCGCCCAACCGCGTCTGGGTCACCGACTTCACCTACGTGCGCACGTGGGCAGGGTTCGTGTACGTCGCGTTCATCCTCGACGTGTTCTCCCGCCGGATCGTCGCCTGGCACGCCTCGATGAGCAAGCACACCGACCTGGTGATGATCCCGCTGCGGATGGCGCTGTGGCAGCGCGAGCGGGACGGGCACCCCGTCGTCGCCGGCGAGCTGATCCACCACTCGGATTAG
- a CDS encoding transposase: MGKHYTSDEKERALRLVREELQEYGSVTKACSAAGSRLGISPDTLRGWYRRGEVDQGRQDGITTAEREEIRALKAKVRRLEEDNEVLRRAAVFFAGALDPRGR, encoded by the coding sequence ATGGGAAAGCACTACACCTCCGATGAGAAGGAGCGGGCTCTGCGGCTGGTCCGTGAGGAGCTGCAGGAGTACGGCTCGGTGACCAAGGCGTGCTCGGCGGCGGGCTCGCGTCTGGGGATCTCGCCCGACACGCTGCGCGGCTGGTACCGCCGCGGCGAGGTCGACCAGGGGCGCCAGGACGGGATCACCACGGCCGAGCGCGAGGAGATCCGCGCGCTCAAGGCCAAGGTGCGCCGGCTCGAGGAAGACAACGAAGTGCTCCGGCGCGCGGCGGTTTTCTTCGCGGGGGCACTCGACCCCCGCGGGCGATGA
- a CDS encoding integrase catalytic domain-containing protein — protein sequence MATRREITKKYARGYAAASKKERGRMLDELVATTGWSRANARRQVRAAAARKGPQRAVKRAPRPRTYGYDTLRLLIRVWRLAGQPSGKYLAATMPLWLPKLEEHGEFGEDAHRLTEHTRAQLLAVSAATIDRLLKPTRDGMALSGISGTRPGALLRNSIQVRRAGDEQEQAPGFCEADLVLHCGPTLRGEFARTMTVTDVFTGWTENIALKNGAHRWVLEAMPRIEQRLPYPLVGIDCDNGGEFINHALIGWAQDRDLYFTRSRPYRSNDNAHVEQKNGDVVRRHAFHYRYDTPAELRLLNELYDLVRVRLNMFTATTKAIGWRSNRNGKNTRVYDAPRTPYQRVLDTGVLTPAKAAELAALFEATNPAELTRKITAIQTRLIELAAAKTDALTATISRAKQDEAREPISRAS from the coding sequence ATGGCGACCAGGCGTGAGATCACGAAGAAGTACGCCCGCGGGTATGCGGCCGCGTCGAAGAAGGAGCGCGGGCGGATGCTCGACGAGTTGGTCGCCACGACCGGCTGGTCGAGGGCGAACGCCCGCCGGCAGGTCCGTGCGGCGGCGGCGCGGAAGGGCCCCCAGCGTGCGGTCAAGCGCGCGCCGCGGCCCCGGACGTACGGGTACGACACCCTCAGGCTCCTGATCCGGGTGTGGCGGCTGGCCGGCCAGCCGTCCGGGAAGTACCTCGCAGCGACGATGCCGCTGTGGCTGCCCAAGCTCGAGGAGCACGGCGAGTTCGGCGAGGACGCGCACCGGCTCACCGAGCACACCCGCGCCCAGCTGCTGGCCGTCTCGGCGGCCACGATCGACCGGCTGCTCAAGCCGACCCGGGACGGGATGGCGCTGTCCGGGATCTCGGGCACCAGGCCGGGGGCGCTGCTGCGCAACTCGATCCAGGTCCGCAGGGCCGGGGACGAGCAGGAGCAGGCCCCGGGGTTCTGCGAGGCCGACCTGGTCCTGCACTGCGGGCCGACCCTGAGGGGCGAGTTCGCCCGCACGATGACCGTCACGGACGTGTTCACCGGCTGGACCGAGAACATCGCGCTCAAGAACGGCGCCCACCGGTGGGTCCTGGAGGCGATGCCCCGCATCGAGCAGCGCCTGCCCTACCCGCTGGTCGGGATCGACTGCGACAACGGCGGTGAGTTCATCAACCACGCCCTGATCGGCTGGGCCCAGGACCGGGACCTGTACTTCACCAGATCCCGGCCCTACCGCTCCAACGACAACGCCCACGTCGAGCAGAAGAACGGCGACGTCGTGCGCCGCCACGCCTTCCACTACCGGTACGACACCCCGGCCGAGCTGCGCCTGCTCAACGAGCTCTACGACCTCGTCAGGGTCCGCCTGAACATGTTCACCGCGACCACCAAGGCCATCGGCTGGAGGTCCAACCGGAACGGAAAGAACACCCGCGTCTACGACGCCCCACGCACCCCCTACCAGCGCGTCCTCGATACCGGCGTGCTCACCCCAGCGAAGGCCGCCGAGCTCGCCGCCCTCTTCGAGGCCACCAACCCCGCCGAGCTCACACGGAAGATCACCGCCATACAGACCCGGCTCATCGAACTCGCAGCCGCCAAGACCGACGCGCTCACCGCCACCATTTCGCGAGCAAAACAAGATGAGGCACGCGAACCAATCTCGCGAGCATCTTGA
- the rpsA gene encoding 30S ribosomal protein S1, with protein MTITSTTSSTPQVAINDIGTPEEFLAAVDATIKYFNDGDLVEGTVVKVDRDEVLLDIGYKTEGVIPSRELSIKHDVDPSEVVAVGDQVEALVLTKEDKEGRLILSKKRAQYERAWGDIEKIKEEDGVVTGTVIEVVKGGLILDIGLRGFLPASLVEMRRVRDLAPYIGQKIEAKIIELDKNRNNVVLSRRAWLEQTQSEVRSSFLNKLEKGQVRTGVVSSIVNFGAFVDLGGVDGLVHVSELSWKHIDHPSEVVEVGQEVTVEVLEVDLDRERVSLSLKATQEDPWQTFARTHALGQVVPGKVTKLVPFGAFVRVEDGIEGLVHISELAVRHVDLAEQVVSVGDELFVKVIDIDLERRRISLSLKQANEGVDPDSTEFDPALYGMAAEYDEEGNYKYPEGFDPESNEWLEGYEAQRAAWEQQYADAQSRWEAHKKQVAQHLSDDAAAASGHESMPTTYSSEAPASEHGTLASDEALAALREKLTGN; from the coding sequence ATGACCATCACCTCCACGACCTCCTCCACGCCGCAGGTCGCCATCAACGACATCGGCACGCCCGAGGAGTTCCTCGCCGCCGTCGACGCCACCATCAAGTACTTCAACGACGGCGACCTTGTCGAGGGCACCGTTGTCAAGGTCGACCGCGACGAGGTCCTCCTTGACATCGGGTACAAGACGGAGGGCGTCATCCCCTCCCGCGAGCTCTCCATCAAGCACGACGTCGACCCGTCCGAGGTCGTCGCCGTCGGTGATCAGGTCGAGGCCCTCGTTCTCACCAAGGAGGACAAGGAAGGCCGCCTGATCCTGTCCAAGAAGCGCGCCCAGTACGAGCGCGCCTGGGGCGACATCGAGAAGATCAAGGAGGAGGACGGCGTCGTCACCGGCACCGTCATCGAGGTGGTCAAGGGTGGCCTCATCCTCGACATCGGCCTCCGCGGCTTCCTCCCGGCCTCTCTCGTCGAAATGCGCCGCGTCCGCGATCTCGCGCCGTACATCGGCCAGAAGATCGAGGCGAAGATCATCGAGCTCGACAAGAACCGCAACAACGTGGTCCTGTCCCGCCGTGCGTGGCTCGAGCAGACCCAGTCCGAGGTCCGCTCCTCCTTCCTCAACAAGCTCGAGAAGGGCCAGGTCCGCACGGGCGTCGTGTCCTCGATCGTCAACTTCGGTGCGTTCGTGGACCTCGGCGGCGTCGACGGCCTCGTGCACGTCTCCGAGCTGTCCTGGAAGCACATCGACCACCCGTCCGAGGTCGTCGAGGTCGGCCAGGAGGTCACGGTGGAGGTCCTCGAGGTCGATCTCGACCGCGAGCGCGTCTCCCTGTCGCTCAAGGCGACGCAGGAGGACCCGTGGCAGACCTTCGCGCGTACCCACGCGCTGGGCCAGGTCGTCCCGGGCAAGGTCACCAAGCTCGTTCCGTTCGGTGCGTTCGTCCGCGTGGAGGACGGCATCGAGGGCCTCGTGCACATCTCCGAGCTGGCGGTCCGCCACGTGGACCTCGCCGAGCAGGTCGTCTCCGTGGGCGACGAGCTCTTCGTCAAGGTCATCGACATCGACCTCGAGCGTCGCCGCATCTCCCTGTCGCTCAAGCAGGCCAACGAGGGCGTGGACCCGGACTCGACCGAGTTCGACCCGGCGCTCTACGGCATGGCCGCGGAGTACGACGAGGAGGGGAACTACAAGTACCCGGAGGGCTTCGACCCGGAGTCGAACGAGTGGCTCGAGGGCTACGAGGCGCAGCGCGCCGCGTGGGAGCAGCAGTACGCCGACGCCCAGTCCCGCTGGGAGGCGCACAAGAAGCAGGTCGCGCAGCACCTGTCCGACGACGCGGCCGCCGCGTCCGGCCACGAGTCGATGCCGACGACCTACTCCTCCGAGGCCCCGGCGTCCGAGCACGGCACGCTCGCCTCGGACGAGGCGCTCGCCGCTCTCCGCGAGAAGCTGACCGGCAACTGA
- a CDS encoding flavodoxin family protein yields MEAVVVYASQFGNTRHIAEAIARGLGQGARAVEAGSFSTAELGPGSLLVVGSPIVGWKPLEGLGAWLDGLAPGALDGVRAAAFDTRVKLFIHGDAAKKIEHALEKAGATRAAEPSWYYVKGQEGPLLDGELDRAEAWGRELAAA; encoded by the coding sequence ATGGAAGCGGTCGTGGTCTACGCGTCTCAGTTCGGCAACACCCGCCATATCGCCGAGGCGATCGCGCGCGGCCTCGGCCAGGGCGCCCGCGCGGTCGAGGCCGGGAGCTTCTCGACCGCGGAGCTGGGCCCGGGGTCGCTGCTCGTGGTGGGCAGCCCCATCGTCGGGTGGAAGCCGCTCGAGGGCCTCGGCGCCTGGCTCGACGGGCTCGCACCCGGTGCGCTCGACGGCGTGCGCGCTGCGGCGTTCGACACCCGCGTCAAGCTGTTCATCCACGGTGACGCGGCGAAGAAGATCGAGCATGCGCTTGAGAAGGCCGGGGCCACGCGCGCCGCCGAGCCCTCGTGGTACTACGTCAAGGGTCAGGAGGGCCCGCTGCTCGATGGCGAGCTCGACCGCGCCGAGGCGTGGGGGAGAGAGCTCGCCGCGGCCTGA
- a CDS encoding IMPACT family protein — translation MTEKSHATRYTTIAGEHRHELEIKRSRFITVLRRAATEDEARALVADLRREFHDARHHCSAFVLGPDRTTQRSSDDGEPSGTAGVPMLEALLRRETHDGAADLSDIVAVVVRYFGGILLGAGGLVRAYAESVSAALDTAPLLCRQRLRLFGIEAPHAVAPRLENELRAAGVMVLGADYGPQSAVLQVALDDSDTEAAGFRERLASLTGGAGSAVVRGTSWVDVPF, via the coding sequence GTGACCGAGAAGAGCCATGCCACGCGCTACACGACGATCGCGGGCGAGCACCGCCACGAGCTCGAGATCAAGCGGTCCCGGTTCATCACGGTCCTCCGGCGCGCCGCCACCGAGGACGAGGCCCGCGCCCTCGTCGCCGACCTCCGCCGCGAGTTCCACGACGCCCGGCACCACTGCAGCGCGTTCGTCCTCGGGCCCGACCGCACGACCCAGCGCAGCAGCGACGACGGCGAGCCCTCCGGGACCGCAGGGGTCCCGATGCTCGAGGCCCTGCTCAGACGCGAGACGCACGACGGCGCGGCCGACCTCAGCGACATCGTCGCCGTCGTCGTGAGGTACTTCGGGGGGATCCTCCTGGGGGCCGGCGGGCTGGTCCGGGCCTACGCGGAATCAGTCTCCGCGGCCTTGGACACGGCGCCGCTCCTGTGCCGCCAGAGGCTCAGGCTCTTCGGGATCGAGGCACCGCACGCCGTCGCGCCCCGCCTGGAGAACGAGCTGCGCGCGGCCGGCGTCATGGTCCTCGGGGCCGACTACGGCCCGCAGTCCGCCGTCCTCCAGGTTGCCCTGGACGACTCGGACACCGAGGCGGCAGGCTTCCGGGAGCGGCTGGCGAGCCTCACCGGCGGGGCGGGGAGCGCCGTCGTGCGCGGCACCTCCTGGGTCGACGTGCCGTTCTAG
- the coaE gene encoding dephospho-CoA kinase has protein sequence MLRVGLTGGIASGKSEVSRRLAERGAVIVDADVLAREAVAPGSEGLAEVVGAFGPEVLTHDGELDRAALGAVVFADPARRETLNGIIHPRVRARAAQIVADAAAADPHAVVVQDIPLLVETGQAGSFDVVVVVDAPDDVRVARLRARNGMSEDEARSRMAAQATREERLAAAHHVIANTGSLAGLRVQVDRLWDDVLVPAAARAGA, from the coding sequence GTGCTGAGGGTAGGGCTGACGGGCGGGATCGCCTCGGGCAAATCGGAAGTCTCGCGCCGGCTGGCCGAGCGCGGCGCCGTGATCGTGGACGCGGACGTGCTCGCGCGGGAGGCCGTCGCGCCCGGGTCGGAGGGGCTCGCCGAGGTGGTCGGCGCGTTCGGCCCCGAGGTCCTCACGCACGACGGCGAGCTGGACCGGGCGGCGCTCGGCGCCGTCGTCTTCGCGGACCCCGCGCGACGCGAGACGCTCAACGGCATCATCCACCCTCGGGTCCGGGCCCGGGCGGCGCAGATCGTGGCGGACGCCGCGGCTGCCGACCCGCACGCGGTGGTCGTCCAGGACATCCCCCTGCTCGTCGAGACGGGGCAGGCGGGCAGCTTCGACGTCGTCGTGGTCGTCGACGCGCCCGACGACGTCCGGGTCGCCCGGCTGCGCGCCCGGAACGGGATGTCCGAGGACGAGGCCCGCTCGCGGATGGCCGCGCAGGCGACGCGCGAGGAGCGCCTCGCTGCCGCCCACCACGTCATCGCGAACACGGGCTCGCTCGCGGGGTTGCGCGTGCAGGTGGACCGGCTGTGGGACGACGTGCTCGTGCCGGCCGCGGCCAGAGCAGGAGCGTGA